A window of the Citrus sinensis cultivar Valencia sweet orange chromosome 9, DVS_A1.0, whole genome shotgun sequence genome harbors these coding sequences:
- the LOC102629526 gene encoding uncharacterized protein LOC102629526 isoform X3, which produces MQIRIKCGCGAESCREWAIIELQGFVEVQPSFQDRLQNLVIGQLCRPSSQESYTFTVGYHELTGSKVPLKKPLLVLKKVNCMDVDQSCEGSSAGTDLEVVGIIRHRILFNTRPQALISKP; this is translated from the exons atgcagatTCGAATCAAGTGTGGCTGCGGTGCGGAGTCTTGTAGAGAATGGGCAATCATAGAATTACAAGGCTTCGTCGAAGTTCAACCCTCTTTTCAAGATCGCCTCCAGAACCTCGTCATTGGTCAACTTTGCCGACCTTCATCTCag GAGAGCTATACTTTCACAGTTGGGTACCATGAACTGACGGGGTCAAAAGTGCCCTTGAAGAAGCCATTGCTGGTGCTGAAGAAAGTGAACTGTATGGATGTCGATCAGAGCTGTGAGGGTAGTTCAGCAGGGACGGATTTGGAAGTTGTTGGGATTATTCGACACCGGATTCTGTTCAACACCAGACCACAAGCCCTAATATCCA AACCATAA
- the LOC102629526 gene encoding uncharacterized protein LOC102629526 isoform X1 translates to MQIRIKCGCGAESCREWAIIELQGFVEVQPSFQDRLQNLVIGQLCRPSSQESYTFTVGYHELTGSKVPLKKPLLVLKKVNCMDVDQSCEGSSAGTDLEVVGIIRHRILFNTRPQALISSTSKLLLPLS, encoded by the exons atgcagatTCGAATCAAGTGTGGCTGCGGTGCGGAGTCTTGTAGAGAATGGGCAATCATAGAATTACAAGGCTTCGTCGAAGTTCAACCCTCTTTTCAAGATCGCCTCCAGAACCTCGTCATTGGTCAACTTTGCCGACCTTCATCTCag GAGAGCTATACTTTCACAGTTGGGTACCATGAACTGACGGGGTCAAAAGTGCCCTTGAAGAAGCCATTGCTGGTGCTGAAGAAAGTGAACTGTATGGATGTCGATCAGAGCTGTGAGGGTAGTTCAGCAGGGACGGATTTGGAAGTTGTTGGGATTATTCGACACCGGATTCTGTTCAACACCAGACCACAAGCCCTAATATCCAGTACCAGCAAGCTTCTTCTTCCCctttcttaa
- the LOC102629526 gene encoding uncharacterized protein LOC102629526 isoform X2, with product MQIRIKCGCGAESCREWAIIELQGFVEVQPSFQDRLQNLVIGQLCRPSSQESYTFTVGYHELTGSKVPLKKPLLVLKKVNCMDVDQSCEGSSAGTDLEVVGIIRHRILFNTRPQALISSTKP from the exons atgcagatTCGAATCAAGTGTGGCTGCGGTGCGGAGTCTTGTAGAGAATGGGCAATCATAGAATTACAAGGCTTCGTCGAAGTTCAACCCTCTTTTCAAGATCGCCTCCAGAACCTCGTCATTGGTCAACTTTGCCGACCTTCATCTCag GAGAGCTATACTTTCACAGTTGGGTACCATGAACTGACGGGGTCAAAAGTGCCCTTGAAGAAGCCATTGCTGGTGCTGAAGAAAGTGAACTGTATGGATGTCGATCAGAGCTGTGAGGGTAGTTCAGCAGGGACGGATTTGGAAGTTGTTGGGATTATTCGACACCGGATTCTGTTCAACACCAGACCACAAGCCCTAATATCCAGTACCA AACCATAA
- the LOC102629239 gene encoding uncharacterized protein LOC102629239: protein MFSLFYGLWKYIFTKTEFHVLILGIDKAGKTTLLEKLKSVYSNVEGLPPDRIVPTVGLNIGRIEVSNSKLVFWDLGGQPGLRSIWEKYYEEAHAVVFVIDAACPSRFEDSKTALEKVLRNEDLQGAPLLILANKQDLPDAVSADELARYLDLKKLDERVCMFEAVSGYDGFGIKESVEWLVEVMERSKRTEMLRARAGASTGSV from the exons ATGTTCTCGCTGTTTTATGGACTTTGGAAGTATATATTTACTAAGACTGAGTTTCATGTGCTCATTCTTGGAATTGACAAGGCTGGGAAAACG acTTTGTTGGAGAAGTTGAAGTCTGTCTACTCAAATGTGGAAGGCCTCCCACCTGATCGAATTGTTCCTACTGTGGGACTGAATATTGGTCGTATTGaagtttcaaattcaaagctgGTCTTCTGGGATCTGGGTGGTCAG CCTGGCCTTCGTTCAATTTGGGAGAAATATTATGAAGAGGCACATGCTGTGGTATTTGTAATTGATGCTGCTTGCCCTTCACGTTTTGAAGATTCAAAAACTGCTCTAG AAAAGGTTCTTCGGAATGAGGATTTGCAAGGAGCGCCACTTTTGATACTAGCAAACAAAcag GATCTTCCTGATGCTGTATCAGCTGATGAACTAGCACGATATCTAGACCTTAAGAAGTTGGATGAACGGGTTTGCATGTTTGAAGCAGTGTCAGGTTATGATGG ATTCGGAATAAAAGAAAGTGTAGAGTGGTTGGTCGAGGTAATGGAGAGGAGCAAGAGAACTGAAATGTTGAGAGCTCGTGCTGGTGCAAGTACTGGTTCAGTTTAG
- the LOC102627802 gene encoding protein phosphatase inhibitor 2 isoform X1: MLTLGRVRWDEDNLGEIEANKPVRQKITEPKTPYHPMIDDDDYTSPRQGSFDQCVDAIADGMNAEELRTALNDVASSSGKTTGKSGWTSSEDEADPMEEEDEDSEMDRGSVSFREHRKAHYDEFLRVKELLREGSVLEEEDEDNGNGKANDGICDSSSSLSAGVKCIDIERDTATPQSEPPANGA; the protein is encoded by the exons ATGTTGACATT GGGGCGTGTGAGGTGGGATGAAGATAATCTTGGGGAAATTGAAGCAAATAAACCTGTAAGGCAGAAAATTACTGAACCCAAGACACCGTATCACCCaatgattgatgatgatg ATTATACCTCTCCTAGACAAGGTAGCTTTGATCAGTGTGTTGACGCCATTGCTGATGGTATGAATGCTGAAGAGTTGAGGACAGCTTTGAATGATGTGGCTTCTTCAAGTGGGAAAACTACAGGGAAATCTGGCTGGACATCTTCTGAGGACGAAGCAGATCCCatggaagaagaagatgaag ATTCGGAAATGGATAGGGGTTCTGTTTCTTTTAGAGAGCACAGAAAAGCACACTATGATGAGTTTCTGAGAGTGAAAGAACTCCTGCGTGAAGGCTCTGTACTtgaggaagaagatgaagataatGGTAATGGGAAGGCAAATGATGGGATATGtgattcatcttcatctttaagCGCTGGTGTGAAGTGTATAGACATCGAGAGAGACACCGCCACCCCCCAATCTGAACCTCCAGCCAATGGAGCATAA
- the LOC102627802 gene encoding protein phosphatase inhibitor 2 isoform X2 — protein MKGRVRWDEDNLGEIEANKPVRQKITEPKTPYHPMIDDDDYTSPRQGSFDQCVDAIADGMNAEELRTALNDVASSSGKTTGKSGWTSSEDEADPMEEEDEDSEMDRGSVSFREHRKAHYDEFLRVKELLREGSVLEEEDEDNGNGKANDGICDSSSSLSAGVKCIDIERDTATPQSEPPANGA, from the exons ATGAA GGGGCGTGTGAGGTGGGATGAAGATAATCTTGGGGAAATTGAAGCAAATAAACCTGTAAGGCAGAAAATTACTGAACCCAAGACACCGTATCACCCaatgattgatgatgatg ATTATACCTCTCCTAGACAAGGTAGCTTTGATCAGTGTGTTGACGCCATTGCTGATGGTATGAATGCTGAAGAGTTGAGGACAGCTTTGAATGATGTGGCTTCTTCAAGTGGGAAAACTACAGGGAAATCTGGCTGGACATCTTCTGAGGACGAAGCAGATCCCatggaagaagaagatgaag ATTCGGAAATGGATAGGGGTTCTGTTTCTTTTAGAGAGCACAGAAAAGCACACTATGATGAGTTTCTGAGAGTGAAAGAACTCCTGCGTGAAGGCTCTGTACTtgaggaagaagatgaagataatGGTAATGGGAAGGCAAATGATGGGATATGtgattcatcttcatctttaagCGCTGGTGTGAAGTGTATAGACATCGAGAGAGACACCGCCACCCCCCAATCTGAACCTCCAGCCAATGGAGCATAA
- the LOC102627802 gene encoding protein phosphatase inhibitor 2 isoform X3 produces the protein MIDDDDYTSPRQGSFDQCVDAIADGMNAEELRTALNDVASSSGKTTGKSGWTSSEDEADPMEEEDEDSEMDRGSVSFREHRKAHYDEFLRVKELLREGSVLEEEDEDNGNGKANDGICDSSSSLSAGVKCIDIERDTATPQSEPPANGA, from the exons atgattgatgatgatg ATTATACCTCTCCTAGACAAGGTAGCTTTGATCAGTGTGTTGACGCCATTGCTGATGGTATGAATGCTGAAGAGTTGAGGACAGCTTTGAATGATGTGGCTTCTTCAAGTGGGAAAACTACAGGGAAATCTGGCTGGACATCTTCTGAGGACGAAGCAGATCCCatggaagaagaagatgaag ATTCGGAAATGGATAGGGGTTCTGTTTCTTTTAGAGAGCACAGAAAAGCACACTATGATGAGTTTCTGAGAGTGAAAGAACTCCTGCGTGAAGGCTCTGTACTtgaggaagaagatgaagataatGGTAATGGGAAGGCAAATGATGGGATATGtgattcatcttcatctttaagCGCTGGTGTGAAGTGTATAGACATCGAGAGAGACACCGCCACCCCCCAATCTGAACCTCCAGCCAATGGAGCATAA
- the LOC102627506 gene encoding uncharacterized protein LOC102627506, which translates to MASENSSSMSSLASQICNQIASIFSKPTAPHPPPLDIMVAELTNTATQKGSVFLYGVGREGLMLKALCMRLAHLGISTHLVFDMTTPPISSNDLLIASAGPGGFSTVDAICSRARSYGARVLLLTAQPESGSSVKHASVVAYVPAQTMADDDDEQGKEKSRPLMPMGSVYEGAMFVLFEMVVYKLGEALGQSPEAVRSRHTNLE; encoded by the coding sequence ATGGCCTCTGAAAACTCGTCTTCAATGTCGAGTCTAGCTTCTCAAATCTGTAACCAAATAGCCTCAATCTTCTCCAAACCCACAGCGCCACACCCACCACCGTTAGATATCATGGTGGCCGAGCTCACCAACACAGCAACCCAAAAGGGCAGCGTTTTCCTCTACGGAGTTGGCCGTGAGGGTCTCATGCTAAAAGCACTCTGCATGCGCTTAGCCCACCTCGGAATCTCAACCCACTTGGTTTTCGACATGACCACTCCCCCAATCTCCTCTAACGACCTCCTTATCGCCTCCGCTGGGCCCGGAGGATTCTCCACCGTGGATGCCATATGCTCGAGGGCACGATCGTATGGCGCCAGAGTGTTGCTGCTGACAGCTCAGCCAGAAAGCGGGTCCAGCGTGAAGCATGCTAGTGTTGTGGCTTATGTGCCAGCGCAGACCATGGCGGATGATGACGATGAACAAGGGAAAGAGAAATCTAGGCCGTTGATGCCGATGGGAAGTGTGTATGAAGGAGCCATGTTTGTGTTGTTTGAGATGGTGGTGTATAAGCTTGGTGAGGCCTTGGGACAGAGCCCTGAAGCTGTTCGGTCTCGCCATACCAATCttgaatga
- the LOC102627120 gene encoding uncharacterized protein LOC102627120, whose amino-acid sequence MRCCQVPIAESSLPQTRSVAANHDLCFTTTTATMTFVRSGLTSILLSPVYYCCHCHYRWPCPYRFQFVATRKRYVHLTEEMMKQNPNISTYMASSPNKRQDIVPEEVPKPGAKVASAAIKEWGSAQIKDDTPCILYNLMCTDARRRLSANQPPRSLTVCDVIPSGLLLRRHCAEAREAESCQGHCYKQCRLLCACRLMRYHSSHHIPDKQFFNFFLNSPD is encoded by the exons ATGCGGTGCTGCCAAGTGCCAATTGCCGAATCTTCACTGCCACAAACTCGCAGTGTCGCTGCCAATCATGACCTTTGCTTCACCACAACTACTGCGACCATGACCTTTGTTCGTTCAGGTTTGACATCCATCttattatctccagtctactATTGTTGTCACTGCCACTACCGCTGGCCTTGCCCCTACCGTTTCCAATTTGTTGCTACCAG aAAACGTTATGTGCACTTGACTGAAGAGATGATGAAACAAAACCCAAATATAAGCACCTACATGGCTTCTTCGCCCAACAAGCGTCAGGATATAGTGCCTGAAGAAGTACCAAAACCAGGTGCAAAAGTAGCGTCAGCAGCTATCAAAGAGTGGGGGTCAGCCCAAATCAAAGACGACACACCTTGTATTCTGTACAACCTCATGTGTACAGATGCCCGGCGCAGATTATCAGCTAACCAACCTCCTCGATCTCTCACCGTCTGTGATGTTATACCTTCAGGGCTGCTATTGAGGCGGCACTGTGCTGAGGCCCGAGAGGCTGAGAGTTGCCAAGGACATTGCTATAAACAATGCAGGCTCCTGTGTGCTTGCCGTCTGATGCGATATCACAGCAGCCATCACATTCCAGACaagcaattttttaatttttttttgaattctcCAGACTAG
- the LOC102626656 gene encoding uncharacterized protein LOC102626656 isoform X1, whose protein sequence is MDTASRSSSFSGPWTNEKHLHYLNAMEAAFVHKMLDNKRRLPRLDRYLPDTSDSTLDLNTHPTKKQATTSRSSAGNKTGMDSRADKRLTRRRRSNRPYTSSEDQVVPQIEK, encoded by the exons atGGACACAGCAAGTAGAAGCAGCAGCTTTTCGGGGCCGTGGACGAACGAGAAGCACTTGCACTACTTGAACGCAATGGAGGCCGCGTTTGTTCATAAAATGCTTGACAACAAGCGTCGTCTTCCCCGTCTCGACCGTTACTTGCCTGATACCTCTGACTCAACCCTAGATTTGAATACTCACCCAACCAAAAAGCAAGCCACCACCTCGCGCTCTTCAG CTGGTAATAAAACTGGAATGGACAGCAGAGCTGACAAGAGACTGACTAGAAGAAGACGCTCAAATCGGCCCTACACTTCATCAGAAGATCAG gTGGTCCCGCAGATTGAAAAGTAG
- the LOC102626656 gene encoding uncharacterized protein LOC102626656 isoform X2: protein MDTASRSSSFSGPWTNEKHLHYLNAMEAAFVHKMLDNKRRLPRLDRYLPDTSDSTLDLNTHPTKKQATTSRSSAGNKTGMDSRADKRLTRRRRSNRPYTSSEDQIEK, encoded by the exons atGGACACAGCAAGTAGAAGCAGCAGCTTTTCGGGGCCGTGGACGAACGAGAAGCACTTGCACTACTTGAACGCAATGGAGGCCGCGTTTGTTCATAAAATGCTTGACAACAAGCGTCGTCTTCCCCGTCTCGACCGTTACTTGCCTGATACCTCTGACTCAACCCTAGATTTGAATACTCACCCAACCAAAAAGCAAGCCACCACCTCGCGCTCTTCAG CTGGTAATAAAACTGGAATGGACAGCAGAGCTGACAAGAGACTGACTAGAAGAAGACGCTCAAATCGGCCCTACACTTCATCAGAAGATCAG ATTGAAAAGTAG